The Salvelinus fontinalis isolate EN_2023a chromosome 24, ASM2944872v1, whole genome shotgun sequence genome has a segment encoding these proteins:
- the LOC129822036 gene encoding serine/arginine-rich splicing factor 7-like isoform X2, producing MSYHSSSRSSSRNTDCKVYVGDLGNGAAKGELERAFSYYGPLRTVWVARNPPGFAFVEYEDARDAEDAVKGMDGKVLCGSRIRVELSTGMSRKTKHGRPSRRHFDPQDRCYQCGDRGHYAYDCYRFSKRGGGRRSRSRSRSRSRSVSRSRGSRYRSRSRSNDRRHRSPSYPKRRKRSGSPVRSKSRTSVRSRSRSRSGSRARGRSASRSRSRSRSPSHKRNSRSRSPSQKKSPTPGED from the exons ATGTCATACCACTCGTCTTCTCGCAGCTCTTCTCGTAACACCGATTGCAAGGTCTATGTTGGCGACTTAGGCAACGGGGCTGCCAAGGGTGAGCTAGAGCGGGCGTTCAGTTACTATGGCCCTTTACGCACGGTTTGGGTGGCCAGGAACCCCCCAGGTTTCGCCTTTGTGGAGTATGAGGATGCCCGTGACGCAGAGGACGCAGTTAAAGGCATGGATGGAAA gGTGCTGTGCGGCTCTCGGATCCGTGTGGAGCTGTCCACTGGCATGTCACGGAAGACCAAGCATGGCCGCCCCAGCCGCCGCCACTTTGACCCTCAAGACCGCTGCTACCAGTGTGGGGACAGGGGCCACTATGCCTACGACTGCTACCGTTTCAGCAAGAGGGGAGGAGGTCGTCGGAGCAG ATCACGCTCTCGCTCCCGGTCTCGTTCCGTCTCCAGGTCACGTGGCAGCCGCTATCGATCCCGCTCCCGCAGCAATGACCG CAGGCACCGCTCCCCATCTTATCCCAAACGTAGGAAGAG GTCTGGTTCCCCTGTGCGGTCAAAGTCTAGGACCTCTGTTAGGAG TCGTTCCCGTTCTCGGTCGGGGTCCCGGGCCAGAGGGCGCTCGGCGTCTCGCTCTCGCTCCAGATCCCGCTCTCCCAGCCATAAGAGGAATAG tCGTTCCAGATCTCCAAGCCAGAAAAAGAGCCCCACCCCAGGCGAAGATTGA
- the LOC129822036 gene encoding serine/arginine-rich splicing factor 7-like isoform X1, translating into MSYHSSSRSSSRNTDCKVYVGDLGNGAAKGELERAFSYYGPLRTVWVARNPPGFAFVEYEDARDAEDAVKGMDGKVLCGSRIRVELSTGMSRKTKHGRPSRRHFDPQDRCYQCGDRGHYAYDCYRFSKRGGGRRSRSRSRSRSRSVSRSRGSRYRSRSRSNDRSRHRSPSYPKRRKRSGSPVRSKSRTSVRSRSRSRSGSRARGRSASRSRSRSRSPSHKRNSRSRSPSQKKSPTPGED; encoded by the exons ATGTCATACCACTCGTCTTCTCGCAGCTCTTCTCGTAACACCGATTGCAAGGTCTATGTTGGCGACTTAGGCAACGGGGCTGCCAAGGGTGAGCTAGAGCGGGCGTTCAGTTACTATGGCCCTTTACGCACGGTTTGGGTGGCCAGGAACCCCCCAGGTTTCGCCTTTGTGGAGTATGAGGATGCCCGTGACGCAGAGGACGCAGTTAAAGGCATGGATGGAAA gGTGCTGTGCGGCTCTCGGATCCGTGTGGAGCTGTCCACTGGCATGTCACGGAAGACCAAGCATGGCCGCCCCAGCCGCCGCCACTTTGACCCTCAAGACCGCTGCTACCAGTGTGGGGACAGGGGCCACTATGCCTACGACTGCTACCGTTTCAGCAAGAGGGGAGGAGGTCGTCGGAGCAG ATCACGCTCTCGCTCCCGGTCTCGTTCCGTCTCCAGGTCACGTGGCAGCCGCTATCGATCCCGCTCCCGCAGCAATGACCG CAGCAGGCACCGCTCCCCATCTTATCCCAAACGTAGGAAGAG GTCTGGTTCCCCTGTGCGGTCAAAGTCTAGGACCTCTGTTAGGAG TCGTTCCCGTTCTCGGTCGGGGTCCCGGGCCAGAGGGCGCTCGGCGTCTCGCTCTCGCTCCAGATCCCGCTCTCCCAGCCATAAGAGGAATAG tCGTTCCAGATCTCCAAGCCAGAAAAAGAGCCCCACCCCAGGCGAAGATTGA
- the LOC129822036 gene encoding serine/arginine-rich splicing factor 7-like isoform X3, translating into MSYHSSSRSSSRNTDCKVYVGDLGNGAAKGELERAFSYYGPLRTVWVARNPPGFAFVEYEDARDAEDAVKGMDGKVLCGSRIRVELSTGMSRKTKHGRPSRRHFDPQDRCYQCGDRGHYAYDCYRFSKRGGGRRSRSRSRSRSRSVSRSRGSRYRSRSRSNDRSRHRSPSYPKRRKRSGSPVRSKSRTSVRSRSRSRSGSRARGRSASRSRSRSRSPSHKRNRSLS; encoded by the exons ATGTCATACCACTCGTCTTCTCGCAGCTCTTCTCGTAACACCGATTGCAAGGTCTATGTTGGCGACTTAGGCAACGGGGCTGCCAAGGGTGAGCTAGAGCGGGCGTTCAGTTACTATGGCCCTTTACGCACGGTTTGGGTGGCCAGGAACCCCCCAGGTTTCGCCTTTGTGGAGTATGAGGATGCCCGTGACGCAGAGGACGCAGTTAAAGGCATGGATGGAAA gGTGCTGTGCGGCTCTCGGATCCGTGTGGAGCTGTCCACTGGCATGTCACGGAAGACCAAGCATGGCCGCCCCAGCCGCCGCCACTTTGACCCTCAAGACCGCTGCTACCAGTGTGGGGACAGGGGCCACTATGCCTACGACTGCTACCGTTTCAGCAAGAGGGGAGGAGGTCGTCGGAGCAG ATCACGCTCTCGCTCCCGGTCTCGTTCCGTCTCCAGGTCACGTGGCAGCCGCTATCGATCCCGCTCCCGCAGCAATGACCG CAGCAGGCACCGCTCCCCATCTTATCCCAAACGTAGGAAGAG GTCTGGTTCCCCTGTGCGGTCAAAGTCTAGGACCTCTGTTAGGAG TCGTTCCCGTTCTCGGTCGGGGTCCCGGGCCAGAGGGCGCTCGGCGTCTCGCTCTCGCTCCAGATCCCGCTCTCCCAGCCATAAGAGGAATAG GTCCCTCTCCTAG